One region of Gossypium raimondii isolate GPD5lz chromosome 6, ASM2569854v1, whole genome shotgun sequence genomic DNA includes:
- the LOC105773129 gene encoding uncharacterized protein LOC105773129 — translation MAAINPAVAAPYSMGVHRNTAAQSHKAMAAANPAVKYGRAASILSTPTQTQSPLLRRNSVPSRSSDTRIMAANPEVLSSPSPSNLMGVLYFTQCQFRSLYGHDLKLEGLINWKGCGEPPETIAQNQSASEFRHSGDSAGSVGAVSYLVGDKVRWIIAWSNSEDQPKLNKVYSEINEVSEGAIDWHSIKDSLDQSVSEYKAINV, via the exons ATGGCTGCCATCAATCCAGCAGTAGCCGCACCATATTCCATGGGTGTTCATAGAAACACAGCGGCCCAAAGCCACAAAGCTATGGCGGCTGCCAATCCAGCAGTGAAATACGGACGTGCAGCTTCGATTCTTTCTACACCCACACAGACACAGTCCCCATTACTACGTAGAAATTCGGTTCCCAGCAGAAGCTCAGACACGAGAATCATGGCTGCCAATCCTGAAGTTTTATCGTCACCGTCGCCGTCAAATTTAATGGGGGTTCTGTATTTTACGCAGTGCCAGTTTCGGAGCCTTTACGGTCATGATTTAAAGCTGGAAGGCCTCATTAATTGGAAAGGATGTGGAGAACCACCGGAAACTATAGCTCAAAATCAGTCGGCAAGTGAGTTTAGGCACTCGGGAGACTCAGCAGGTTCAGTCGGAGCTGTTTCGTATCTAGTCGGAGATAAGGTTAGGTGGATTATTGCCTGGAGCAACAGCGAAGATCAGCCCAAGCTTAACAAG GTGTATAGTGAGATTAATGAAGTAAGTGAAGGAGCAATTGATTGGCATTCGATAAAAGACTCTTTGGACCAAAGCGTGTCTGAGTATAAAGCTATAAATGTATAA